The following are from one region of the Saccharomyces kudriavzevii IFO 1802 strain IFO1802 genome assembly, chromosome: 12 genome:
- the RKM5 gene encoding S-adenosylmethionine-dependent methyltransferase (similar to Saccharomyces cerevisiae RKM5 (YLR137W); ancestral locus Anc_8.339) has protein sequence MAFKLWALDEDTIYEHVFERYMQLEAQCGTLPQDLGIQDRSKGVLELAIEPLSRRRKKRVRRRNKTGLIEEDLGAAVDNYHVSIEQSISSLHSSRDNDNSTTGYVVWSTTPFFINWLLYSGSAAPFRLGTQVEVVNGSSCEGHTLELPKLINLSGTDRSKRGILELGAGISGILPVILGNFVDVYVSTDQRGILNKLKHNIRENLSQLTRRQCVSRTLQSGVQTFKPIDATTVEPPPKPTLSLEAAALDWEKINLQDEKTHTLHPELSLIGETSTSVYVIAMDVIYNEYLIDPFLKTLVQLKHWFQTIYSLKFHAIVGIHLRSQEVTTLFLEKAIIENRFTLYDIVDQGIQESRFNFYLIT, from the coding sequence ATGGCGTTTAAGTTGTGGGCGCTGGACGAGGACACGATATACGAGCACGTGTTCGAGCGGTACATGCAGTTGGAGGCTCAATGCGGGACACTGCCCCAGGATTTGGGCATTCAAGACAGAAGCAAAGGTGTGCTAGAGCTAGCCATTGAACCCTTGAGCAGGCGGAGGAAAAAGCGAGTGAGAAGGAGGAATAAGACTGGCCTGATTGAGGAAGATCTGGGCGCTGCTGTGGACAATTATCATGTTAGTATAGAGCAGTCTATATCGAGCTTGCATTCGTCCAGAGACAACGATAACTCTACCACAGGATACGTTGTGTGGTCCACGACaccttttttcatcaactgGTTACTTTACAGTGGCAGTGCTGCGCCTTTCCGTCTTGGTACCCAGGTGGAAGTAGTCAACGGGTCTTCTTGTGAGGGGCACACGCTTGAATTGCCCAAGCTGATCAACCTGTCCGGCACTGATCGCAGCAAGAGAGGTATCTTAGAGCTTGGAGCAGGGATATCGGGCATTCTGCCCGTGATTCTTGGTAACTTTGTCGACGTCTACGTTTCGACAGACCAGAGGGGCATCCTTAACAAGTTGAAGCATAACATCAGGGAAAACCTATCGCAGTTGACCAGGAGGCAATGCGTGTCCCGCACACTGCAATCCGGAGTGCAAACTTTCAAGCCGATCGATGCTACTACAGTGGAACCGCCCCCAAAACCCACGCTGAGCCTGGAAGCGGCTGCTCTTGACTGGGAGAAGATCAACTTGCAAGACGAAAAGACACACACACTGCACCCTGAACTGTCGCTCATAGGCGAGACAAGCACCTCTGTATACGTTATAGCCATGGACGTCATATACAATGAGTATCTCATCGACCCCTTCCTAAAGACGCTCGTCCAGCTGAAGCACTGGTTTCAAACGATCTACAGCTTGAAATTCCACGCCATCGTGGGGATACACTTACGTTCACAAGAAGTAACAACCCTATTCTTGGAGAAGGCTATCATAGAGAACAGGTTCACGCTTTACGATATCGTTGATCAGGGCATACAAGAGTCTCGCTTCAACTTTTACCTCATTACTTAG
- the NHA1 gene encoding Nha1p (similar to Saccharomyces cerevisiae NHA1 (YLR138W); ancestral locus Anc_8.341): MAIWEQLEVSKAHVAYACVGVFSSIFSLFSLYVKEKLYIGESTVAGIFGLIVGPVCLNWFNPLKWGNSDSITLEITRIVLCLQIFAVAVELPRKYMLKHWVSVTMLLLPVMTVGWLIIGLFVWILIPGLNFSASLLVSACVTATDPILAQSVVSGKFAQRVPGHLRNLLSAESGCNDGMAFPFIFLSMNLILHPGNGREIVKDWFCVTILYECLFGCLLGCFIGYVGRITIRFAEKKNIIDRESFLAFYVVLAFMCAGFGSILGVDDLLVSFSAGAAFAWDGWFSQKTRESNVSTVIDLLLNYAYFIYFGAIIPWSQFNNGEIGTNIWRLIILSIVVIFLRRIPAVMILRPLIPDIKSWREALFVGHFGPIGVGAIFAAILARGELESTFSDEPTPLNVVPSKDVTKHWQLIACIWPITCFFIVTSIIVHGSSVAIITLGRHLNTITLTKTFTTHTTNGENGKTSWMQRLPSLDKAGRSFSLHRMDTQMTLSGDEVEEDEGDRKGLAGSEDEGSNKNQIGSVETSGVPARPAGGMPRRKKLTMKEKRLSRRQKLRNKGRELFSSRSKNEMYDDDELNDLGRERLQKEKEARAATFALSTAVNTQRNEEIGMGGDEEEDEYTPEKEYSDNYNYNDNDNTPSFESSERSSSLRGRRYIPRHRYDEEEAESETESEDETEDESERSMASNEERRIRKMKEEEMKPGTAYLDGNRMIIENKQGEILNQVDIEDGNKPKDEEASIDSTAHSSLTTTTTNVSSGSAGKLRRILTPTSLKKIHSLVDKGKEKDKNNKYHAFKIDNLLIIENEDGDVIKRYKINPHNSGDGRSTNRSRNDSVVSRALTAVGLKSKSNSGVPPPAGVGKAMEGSSKRGPGMLKKRTLTPAPVGGVQGSLNLEDETSSGEDLGDSYNMEDSEDYDDNAYESETEFERQRRLNALGEMAAPADQDDEELPPLPVETQGGNDGPGTVEGKKKQKSAAVKSALSKTLGLNK; the protein is encoded by the coding sequence ATGGCTATCTGGGAACAACTAGAAGTCTCAAAGGCCCATGTCGCTTATGCCTGTGTTGGTGTTTTCTCATCGATCTTCTCTTTATTCTCGCTCTATGTGAAGGAGAAGCTTTATATCGGTGAATCCACTGTGGCAGGTATATTTGGCCTTATCGTGGGCCCCGTGTGTTTGAACTGGTTTAATCCTTTGAAGTGGGGAAATTCGGACAGTATCACATTAGAAATCACAAGGATAGTACTATGTTTGCAGATTTTTGCCGTTGCGGTGGAACTGCCACGGAAATATATGCTGAAGCATTGGGTATCCGTGACGATGTTATTATTGCCCGTGATGACAGTTGGCTGGCTTATTATCGGCCTCTTTGTCTGGATTCTTATACCTGGCTTGAACTTCTCTGCTAGTCTGCTGGTCTCTGCATGTGTTACGGCCACAGACCCTATTTTGGCGCAATCTGTCGTTTCAGGTAAGTTTGCACAAAGAGTCCCTGGCCATTTAAGAAATCTTTTGTCTGCAGAATCAGGCTGCAACGATGGTATGGCTTTTCCctttatatttctttctatgAATCTAATTTTGCATCCTGGTAATGGGAGGGAAATTGTCAAAGACTGGTTTTGTGTTACTATCTTATACGAATGTTTGTTCGGATGCTTGCTAGGTTGTTTCATTGGTTACGTCGGGAGAATTACTATTAGGTTCgccgaaaagaaaaacatcattGATCGTGAATCCTTCTTAGCGTTTTACGTTGTCCTGGCGTTCATGTGCGCAGGATTCGGCTCCATTTTAGGTGTGGATGACTTGCTGGTGTCATTTTCAGCCGGTGCGGCTTTTGCATGGGATGGATGGTTTTCTCAGAAGACTCGAGAGAGTAATGTTTCCACGGTGATTGATTTACTATTGAACTACGCGtactttatttattttggtGCCATTATACCGTGGAGTCAATTCAACAACGGTGAAATAGGTACGAACATTTGGCGTTTAATTATATTATCTATAGTGGTCATTTTCTTACGTAGAATCCCCGCAGTTATGATATTGAGACCACTTATTCCTGATATTAAATCGTGGCGTGAGGCACTTTTCGTGGGCCATTTCGGGCCTATTGGCGTTGGTGCCATTTTTGCTGCCATATTAGCTCGTGGTGAGTTAGAGTCTACTTTTAGTGATGAACCCACTCCCCTGAATGTAGTGCCGTCCAAGGACGTAACCAAACATTGGCAATTAATAGCCTGCATATGGCCTATTACCtgctttttcattgttacTTCCATCATAGTCCATGGCTCCTCAGTTGCCATTATAACCCTGGGCCGTCATTTGAACACTATTACATTAACAAAGACATTTACCACACACACCACTAATGGCGAAAACGGGAAAACCTCATGGATGCAAAGATTACCATCACTGGACAAAGCTGGAcgttcattttcattacATCGTATGGATACTCAAATGACTCTATCAGGAGAcgaagttgaagaagatgaggGAGACCGTAAAGGACTAGCAGGCAGTGAAGATGAAGGatcaaacaaaaatcaaatcgGGAGTGTCGAAACAAGCGGAGTTCCTGCAAGGCCTGCTGGCGGTAtgccaagaagaaaaaaactaacaatgaaagaaaaaaggctAAGTAGAAGACAAAAGCTAAGGAACAAGGGTAGGGAACTGTTTTCATCGAGAtctaaaaatgaaatgtatgatgacgacgaatTGAACGATTTAGGCAGAGAAAGGCtgcaaaaggaaaaggaagcaCGCGCCGCCACATTTGCATTAAGCACGGCTGTTAACACGCAAcgtaatgaagaaattggaaTGGGTGGagatgaggaagaagacgaaTATACgccagaaaaagaatacagTGACAATTACAACTACAATGATAACGATAACACGCCAAGTTTCGAATCGTCTGAGAGATCTTCATCTTTACGAGGAAGAAGATACATACCAAGACATCGttatgatgaagaagaggcaGAAAGTGAAACTGAAAGTGAGGATGAGACGGAAGACGAAAGTGAAAGATCGATGGCCAGTAacgaagaaagaagaatacgaaaaatgaaagaggaagagaTGAAACCTGGTACGGCCTATTTGGATGGTAATAGAATGATTATCGAAAATAAACAAGGTGAAATTTTGAACCAAGTGGACATAGAAGATGGCAACAAACCGAAGGATGAAGAGGCCAGCATTGATAGTACAGCCCATTCAAGCCTAACGACTACAACAACCAATGTGTCTAGTGGAAGTGCAGGAAAATTAAGGAGAATCTTGACCCCTACATCTTTAAAAAAGATACATTCATTAGTGGACAAggggaaagaaaaggataaaaacaacaaataTCATGCATTCAAGATAGACAATTTGTTAATCAtcgaaaatgaagatggtGATGTTATAAAAAGATACAAGATAAACCCCCATAATTCTGGTGATGGTAGGAGTACGAACCGCTCAAGAAATGACAGTGTTGTATCAAGGGCCCTCACCGCCGTCGGATTGAAGAGTAAATCGAATAGCGGCGTACCGCCTCCAGCAGGTGTAGGAAAAGCTATGGAAGGATCTTCAAAGAGGGGTCCCGGGAtgctgaagaaaagaacgtTGACACCTGCACCTGTGGGAGGTGTACAAGGATCATTAAATCTGGAAGATGAGACTTCGTCTGGGGAAGATTTGGGTGATAGCTATAACATGGAGGATAGTGAAGATTACGACGATAACGCCTACGAATCTGAAACCGAATTCGAAAGACAAAGAAGGTTGAATGCATTAGGTGAGATGGCAGCACCAGCGGACCAAGATGACGAAGAGTTGCCACCACTACCCGTGGAGACACAAGGTGGAAATGACGGTCCCGGTACTGTGGAGGgcaaaaagaagcaaaagaGCGCTGCTGTGAAGTCAGCTCTGTCAAAAACACTTGGACTTAATAAGTAA
- the SLS1 gene encoding Sls1p (similar to Saccharomyces cerevisiae SLS1 (YLR139C); ancestral locus Anc_8.346) — protein sequence MWKFNKKLVRFTYRLYSGSGRSLLLHGKKKLPQNLKFVVLNPAQSGLVKNDQNLVEQRQLERNTHREPGNDGDADFGSRLLVFEKQNSLDSALNSIRLKKPTNASLPQLEYNALLQSLTSSYNRYQLREFISSHHPDSPLHLTHWKKSKLSQYIIEKIWNCQPISTPTGIKSTSLTFQFDSPREIFLLLITQSGKILSNFNKLGLTFIISIQDNELTIKGSPSLLKYVEISLNKIWSNITHENVPAYSPMPSKDLINLIQKETHTFFEYLPDSQTYKISALSTKKISMAKVFLLNAIVANPHTAQHHNAIVSPAAKLEPYPFNNTLENLDWLNKSRDWTRLQSTAPGSCTDLTTHTTVPQLTDAQLSEYETFLSADAPSLSASNSISQCLSITLGYSLQSASSPSIFQPLIHKSFISKLLNLPIHKESQSSPPVSLDRHLMTNAHQSFVQLNFTPVPPSSNLSSSPPFLQIWLEIDEFDNIITTSMRPLLKMQENSIVLQTPQRQIDYKITSDYIQDLLPDFDQTHPDAWLSKQKGLQEFLMNSHWKLNKYQNVLKKITINLPDNRVQQYQLTDVLNHRVLSLQFPANGAHDKYVIQYSDISRGFLNNGSYKQLDFINVNPSETPLKTFINDVLNF from the coding sequence ATGTGGAAATTCAATAAGAAGCTTGTCCGTTTTACTTACCGTCTCTATTCAGGCTCGGGCCGAAGCTTGCTTCTTCACgggaagaagaagctgcCCCAGAACCTAAAATTCGTTGTCTTGAACCCTGCCCAATCTGGACTGGTGAAAAATGATCAGAACCTGGTGGAACAGAGGCAGTTGGAAAGAAACACCCATAGGGAACCCGGGAACGACGGCGACGCTGATTTCGGCTCCAGGCTTCTCGTCTTCGAGAAGCAGAACTCGCTGGACTCGGCACTAAACTCTATCCGATTGAAGAAACCGACAAACGCCAGCTTGCCCCAACTCGAATACAACGCCCTTCTCCAATCGCTCACCTCAAGTTACAACCGCTACCAACTGCGCGAGTTCATCTCCTCTCACCACCCCGACTCCCCATTGCATCTAACGCactggaagaaaagcaaaCTGTCCCAGTACATCATCGAAAAAATCTGGAACTGCCAACCAATTTCAACGCCCACGGGCATCAAATCTACGTCTTTGACCTTTCAGTTCGATTCCCCCAGGGAAATCTTCCTTTTGCTCATCACTCAAAGCGGGAAAATCCTGTCAAACTTCAATAAGCTCGGGTTGACCTTCATCATCTCCATCCAGGACAACGAATTGACCATCAAGGGCTCGCCCAGCCTGCTCAAATACGTGGAAATATCCCTGAACAAAATATGGTCAAACATTACCCACGAAAACGTGCCCGCATATTCCCCCATGCCGTCAAAAGACCTGATCAACCTCATCCAGAAGGAGACCCACACTTTTTTCGAGTACCTCCCGGATTCGCAGACGTACAAGATCTCAGCCCTCAGCACCAAGAAAATATCCATGGCCAAAGTCTTTTTGTTAAACGCCATTGTCGCCAACCCGCACACAGCCCAACACCACAACGCAATAGTCTCTCCGGCAGCCAAGTTGGAGCCTTACCCATTCAACAACACTTTAGAGAACTTGGACTGGCTGAACAAGTCTCGAGACTGGACAAGATTACAATCGACCGCCCCTGGAAGTTGCACAGACCTGACAACTCACACCACCGTTCCACAACTGACAGATGCGCAACTCAGCGAATACGAAACTTTCTTGTCCGCAGACGCGCCCTCCCTTTCCGCTTCCAACTCAATCTCCCAATGCTTGTCAATAACACTGGGCTATTCCTTACAATCGGCCTCGTCTCCCAGCATCTTCCAACCTCTAATACACAAGAGttttatttcaaaactATTGAACCTCCCGATTCACAAAGAGTCGCAGTCCTCGCCGCCCGTTTCTCTTGACCGGCACCTGATGACAAACGCTCACCAGTCTTTTGTACAGTTGAATTTTACTCCTGTGCCGCCCTCTTCGAACTTGTCATCTTCGCCCCCCTTTTTGCAAATTTGGCTCGAAATTGACGAATTCGATAACATCATCACCACTTCGATGAGGCCTCTTCTGAAGATGCAGGAAAACTCCATCGTTTTACAAACTCCGCAACGCCAAATAGACTACAAAATCACGTCCGATTACATTCAGGACCTTCTGCCCGATTTTGACCAGACCCACCCGGATGCCTGGTTATCTAAACAGAAGGGCCTCCAGGAATTCCTCATGAATTCTCACTGGAAGCTAAACAAGTACCAAAAcgtcttgaaaaaaatcacaaTTAATTTGCCGGATAACCGAGTACAGCAATACCAGTTGACAGACGTTCTGAACCATCGTGTCTTAAGTCTGCAATTCCCCGCCAACGGTGCCCACGATAAATACGTCATCCAATATTCTGACATTAGCCGCGgctttttgaataatggCTCCTACAAACAATTGGATTTCATTAACGTGAATCCAAGCGAAACGCCATTGAAAACCTTCATTAACGACGTTTTGAACTTTTAA
- the RRN5 gene encoding Rrn5p (similar to Saccharomyces cerevisiae RRN5 (YLR141W); ancestral locus Anc_8.347) translates to MESQQLRKYIELYNKETEEFYHCAASGRSPREFHPSKVHVRSIHEKPNAAKTIIEASSLGVEWNSEEKQTFFWCLSRYSIHRVEEWRSLLPRKSAMEILGYYRLLRRACAHSRKAGDEGAPIAYEMSAEWVALETKLSEAVAAIAEGAAEAANEEGDGEGLIDYGRWERRWVAIYSHSRIAEIRPLPRHALPLSRSAADALERSVQRYTRALLWCTALAGMASRSVAAAAATGPGSRERRSSLPTVVTRRQVERALCTQARARDLHVLPRRIALTLRKWELDYPREGKLFRTKEMARLFLQSELSRRDPPPPPAHRAEDQDQDQDQDQDSSASESASEAERDEIDQADLFRSAIHENQLLKWLSK, encoded by the coding sequence ATGGAGAGCCAACAATTGCGGAAGTACATTGAATTGTACAACAAGGAGACTGAGGAATTCTACCACTGTGCGGCGTCGGGCCGTTCTCCACGGGAGTTCCATCCGTCCAAAGTGCACGTTAGAAGCATTCACGAGAAGCCGAATGCCGCGAAAACCATTATAGAGGCCTCTAGTCTCGGTGTGGAGTGGAACAGCGAGGAGAAGCAGACGTTCTTCTGGTGTCTTTCACGCTACAGCATCCATCGTGTGGAGGAGTGGCGTTCACTGCTGCCTCGAAAGAGCGCCATGGAGATCCTGGGCTATTACAGATTATTACGCCGGGCTTGCGCGCACTCGCGCAAGGCGGGTGATGAGGGCGCACCCATTGCGTACGAAATGAGCGCCGAGTGGGTTGCGTTGGAGACGAAACTCAGCGAGGCAGTCGCCGCCATCGCGGAAGGCGCAGCCGAGGCCGCCAATGAGGAAGGAGACGGCGAGGGGCTCATCGATTACGGAAGGTGGGAACGCAGGTGGGTGGCAATCTACTCGCACAGCCGCATCGCGGAGATAAGGCCCCTACCCCGCCATGCGCTGCCGCTGTCGCGCAGCGCGGCGGATGCCCTAGAGCGCAGCGTGCAGCGCTACACGCGGGCGCTGCTGTGGTGCACGGCACTCGCGGGCATGGCTTCCCGCAGCGTCGCTGCCGCGGCCGCCACGGGCCCCGGTTCCCGAGAACGCAGGTCGTCGCTGCCGACGGTGGTCACTCGCCGCCAAGTCGAACGCGCACTGTGCACGCAAGCACGCGCACGTGACCTGCACGTGCTTCCGCGACGCATCGCGCTGACGCTGCGCAAATGGGAACTGGACTACCCGCGCGAGGGTAAACTATTCCGCACGAAGGAGATGGCACGTCTGTTTCTGCAGAGTGAGCTATCAAGGCGGGATCCACCCCCGCCCCCAGCCCACCGAGCCGAAGATCAGGATCAGGATCAGGACCAAGATCAAGATAGTAGTGCAAGTGAAAGTGCAAGCGAAGCAGAAAGGGATGAGATCGACCAGGCGGACTTGTTCCGATCCGCAATACATGAAAATCAGCTACTAAAGTGGTTATCTAAGTGA
- the PUT1 gene encoding proline dehydrogenase (similar to Saccharomyces cerevisiae PUT1 (YLR142W); ancestral locus Anc_8.348), giving the protein MIASRSSLLVTKSRLPSLCYPLVSRTYVSKTPTHSNTAANLMVETPASSNTNGNSVMAPPNSINFLQTLPKKELFQLGFIGIATLNSLFLNTIIGLFPYIPIPVIKFFVSSLYCGGENFKEVIECGERLQKRGISNMMLSLTIENSEGTKSLTGASVDHIVQETISSVHNILLPNIINQLESKPVNDIAPGYIALKPSALVDNPHEVLYNFSNPAFKAQRDQLIDNCSKITKVVFELNQALLEKYPGRKAPFLVSTIDAEKYDLQENGVYELQRILFQKFNPVSSRLISCIGTWQLYLRDSGDHLLHELKLAQENSYRLGLKLVRGAYIHSEKDRNQIIFGEKTDTDENYDRVITQVVNDLIINGEDSYYGHLVVASHNYQSQMLVTNLLKSAQDNSYAKSNIVLGQLLGMADNVTHDLITNHGAKNIIKYVPWGPPLETKDYLLRRLQENGDAVRSDNGWPLIKAIARSIPKRLGL; this is encoded by the coding sequence ATGATAGCTTCCAGAAGCTCTTTACTAGTTACTAAATCCCGTCTGCCCTCGCTATGCTACCCTTTGGTGAGCAGAACCTATGTGTCAAAAACTCCAACACACTCTAACACAGCAGCTAACCTGATGGTTGAAACGCCAGCCTCCTCCAACACCAACGGCAACAGCGTGATGGCGCCTCCGAACTCAATCAACTTTCTGCAGACACTCCCCAAGAAGGAACTGTTCCAACTGGGGTTCATCGGTATTGCGACCTTGAACAGCCTCTTCCTCAACACGATCATCGGGTTGTTCCCCTACATCCCCATCCCAGTAATAAAATTCTTCGTCTCTTCCCTGTACTGCGGTGGtgaaaacttcaaagaGGTGATTGAATGCGGTGAGCGCCTGCAAAAGAGGGGTATATCGAACATGATGCTCTCACTAACCATCGAAAACTCGGAGGGTACTAAGAGTCTCACCGGTGCCTCCGTCGACCACATTGTTCAGGAAACCATCAGCTCCGTCCACAACATTTTACTGCCCAACATCATCAACCAACTGGAATCCAAGCCAGTCAACGACATTGCTCCCGGTTATATCGCTTTGAAGCCCTCTGCTTTGGTGGACAACCCCCACGAAGTCTTGTACAATTTCAGCAACCCGGCTTTCAAGGCGCAAAGAGATCAACTGATAGATAACTGTTCCAAGATCACAAAGGTGGTTTTCGAATTGAACCAAGCCTTGCTGGAAAAATATCCTGGAAGGAAAGCTCCCTTCTTGGTCTCCACCATCGATGCTGAGAAATATGACTTGCAAGAAAACGGGGTCTACGAGTTGCAAAGAATCCTATTCCAGAAATTCAATCCTGTTTCGTCTAGACTGATATCATGCATCGGTACGTGGCAGTTATATTTAAGAGATTCCGGTGATCATCTTTTGCACGAATTGAAACTGGCCCAGGAAAATAGCTATAGGCTCGGATTGAAGTTGGTTCGTGGGGCCTATATCCATTCTGAAAAAGACCGTAACCAAATCATCTTTGGTGAAAAAACGGACACTGACGAAAATTACGACCGTGTCATCACGCAAGTGGTAAATGACCTAATTATTAACGGCGAAGACTCTTATTATGGTCACTTGGTCGTCGCCTCTCATAACTACCAATCTCAGATGCTCGTGACCAATTTGCTAAAATCTGCTCAAGATAACTCATATGCCAAATCAAACATCGTCCTGGGCCAGCTATTAGGTATGGCCGACAACGTCACCCACGACCTAATCACCAACCATGGCGCCAAGAACATCATCAAGTATGTCCCATGGGGTCCACCTTTGGAAACTAAGGACTATCTCTTAAGGAGATTACAGGAAAACGGGGATGCTGTGAGATCTGATAATGGCTGGCCATTAATCAAGGCCATAGCAAGGTCGATTCCCAAAAGATTAGGTCTGTGA
- the DPH6 gene encoding diphthine--ammonia ligase (similar to Saccharomyces cerevisiae YLR143W; ancestral locus Anc_8.349), translating to MKFLALISGGKDSFYNVLHCLKNNHELIALGNLYPMESEKQELDSFMFQTVGHDLINHYSECVGVPLFRRPILSNTSKNVELNYTATQDDEIEELYELLKTVKDRIPTLEAVSVGAILSSYQRTRVENVCSRLNLVVLAYLWQRDQAELMDEMCLMSKDIEDGERDTSSGNKFDARIIKVAAIGLNDKHLGMSLPMIVPVLHKLNRLYQVHICGEGGEFETMVLDAPFFKRGYLKLIDAVKSSDGDVHNARLKVEFQPRILSKEFLQTQLKQLPTPSIFHHDWLELSRVLREQRIEIRKREFANPISRNLISASINKVNDKLYISNLQAHERKSVEEQCQDIFAELAAILRSNGTSRNHILSSSLIVRDMCDFGKINNIYNEFLDLTKYGPLPPSRACVGSRCLPENCHLQLSVAIDIRDTSGDKISKNKGGLHVQGRSYWAPCNIGPYSQSIWLTDDPNQVSFISGQIGLAPQSMEIVEKNPLDQMILALQHFDTLCKTIGAQKKLFVTCYISDESIIDNACKAWALYCSEMSCESDLWMNKIDDDKECLILVKISELPRGAVAEWGGITCKESFIDDDGEEKQSEVSEYFSRKFLKLNLNTEGLHNVTVSSSGLHRQFTTIFSDDKEELSQILEKTSRSAQVALYFNPEERIAVHDNVEYYPVEKIFDHHGKEHRFGLHIRF from the coding sequence atgaaatttttggctCTAATATCAGGGGGAAAGGACTCATTTTACAATGTTTTACAttgtttgaagaataaTCACGAATTGATCGCACTGGGGAATCTATACCCAATGGAGtcagaaaaacaagaattaGACTCTTTCATGTTCCAAACAGTGGGGCACGATTTAATAAATCATTATTCCGAATGTGTTGGTGTCCCGCTATTTAGACGTCCGATATTAAGCAACACTTCTAAAAATGTCGAGCTGAATTATACAGCCACTCaggatgatgaaattgaagagcTGTatgaacttttgaaaactgtTAAAGACCGAATCCCAACTTTAGAAGCCGTTAGTGTAGGGGCCATTTTATCGTCCTACCAGAGAACCAGGGTGGAAAATGTCTGTTCCAGATTGAATCTTGTAGTGCTAGCTTATTTATGGCAAAGAGACCAAGCTGAATTGATGGATGAAATGTGTTTGATGTCTAAGGACATTGAAGATGGTGAAAGAGATACCAGCTCGGGAAATAAATTTGACGCAAGAATTATCAAAGTGGCTGCAATCGGATTGAATGACAAACATTTAGGCATGTCTCTGCCCATGATCGTACCAGTTCTACACAAGCTAAACAGACTTTATCAAGTACATATTTGTGGCGAGGGTGGAGAATTCGAAACGATGGTCCTGGATGCACCCTTCTTCAAGCGAGGATATTTAAAGCTAATCGATGCGGTGAAATCCAGTGACGGTGACGTTCACAATGCACGGTTAAAAGTAGAATTTCAACCGCGCATTCTTAGCAAGGAATTTTTACAGACCCAATTAAAGCAATTACCTACGCCTTCGATTTTCCATCATGATTGGTTAGAATTATCCCGAGTATTGAGAGAACAACGAAttgaaataagaaaaagagagtTTGCTAACCcaatatcaagaaatctaATATCAGCGTCGATCAATAAAGTGAATGACAAGTTGTACATCTCAAACCTACAAGCGcatgaaagaaaatcggTTGAAGAACAATGTCAAGACATTTTTGCTGAATTGGCTGCTATTCTGCGCTCCAATGGGACATCGCGCAATCAtattttatcatcatcattaattGTCAGAGATATGTGTGATTTCGGCAAAATAAATAACATTTACAATGAGTTCCTAGATTTGACAAAGTACGGTCCGTTGCCACCATCGAGAGCATGCGTAGGTTCTAGATGCCTACCCGAGAATTGCCACCTGCAGTTATCAGTCGCTATTGACATAAGAGACACTAGCGGCGATAAAATTAGCAAGAACAAGGGTGGGTTACATGTTCAAGGACGTTCATATTGGGCCCCATGCAATATCGGACCATATTCTCAAAGTATTTGGCTAACCGATGACCCAAACCAAGTAAGTTTTATTAGTGGTCAAATTGGACTAGCACCACAGTCTATGGAAATAGTGGAAAAGAATCCTCTTGATCAAATGATATTGGCGTTACAACATTTTGATACCCTTTGTAAAACAATAGGCgctcaaaagaaattgtttgTGACATGTTATATTTCAGACGAGTCCATAATCGACAATGCTTGCAAAGCATGGGCACTTTACTGCTCAGAAATGAGTTGTGAGTCAGATCTATGGATGAACAAAATTGACGATGATAAAGAATGCTTAATTCTTGTGAAGATTTCTGAACTACCTAGAGGTGCAGTTGCCGAATGGGGTGGTATTACCTGCAAGGAATCGTTTatagatgatgatggtgagGAAAAACAGAGCGAAGTGAGCGAATATTTCTCACGCAAGTTCCTAAAACTAAATTTGAATACCGAAGGTTTACATAACGTTACAGTTAGTTCTTCCGGGTTGCATAGACAGTTTACTACAATATTTTCAGATGACAAAGAGGAGTTATCACAAATTCTAGAAAAAACGTCAAGATCAGCTCAGGTAGCTCTCTATTTCAACCCCGAAGAAAGGATTGCCGTCCATGATAACGTGGAATATTATCCGGTAgaaaagatttttgatCATCATGGTAAGGAACATCGTTTTGGGTTACATATTCGTTTTTAA